From the Mangifera indica cultivar Alphonso chromosome 10, CATAS_Mindica_2.1, whole genome shotgun sequence genome, one window contains:
- the LOC123226669 gene encoding B3 domain-containing transcription factor VRN1 isoform X5, producing the protein MERYSIRIGYFLVFKYEGHSSFNVHIYNLPSSEINYHSNPYSRAEAPYHSKQYRIFEEMEDDDSEVGDRSTLSKTFNPPTLQNLLTSSKYDSSMHYAGEANLHRSKVTLYSPDGELERLKKSGRKKQKIEPNNQDSSAQEEHEGEMRFRFYESASARKRTATAEERERAINAAKSFEPTNPFCRVVLRPSYLYRGCIMYLPSCFAEKHLNGISGFIKLQMSDGKQWPVRCLYKGGRAKFSQGWYEFTLENNLGEGDVCVFEVLRVRDFVLKVTVFRILESTGYVN; encoded by the exons ATGGAGCGTTACTCTATCCGTATTGGGTACTTTTTGGTCTTCAAATACGAGGGACATTCATCCTTCAATGTTCACATATATAATTTGCCTTCGTCTGAGATTAATTATCATTCAAATCCTTACAGTAGAGCTGAAGCACCCTATCATAGCAAACAATACCGTATATTTGAAGAAATGGAAGATGATGACTCAGAAGTTGGAGATCGTTCAACACTGAGCAAAACTTTCAATCCTCCAACACTTCAGAATTTGCTCACTAGTTCCAAATATGATAGCAGTATGCATTATGCTGGTGAAGCAAACTTACATCGATCAAAAG TGACATTGTATTCCCCAGATGGAGAACTAGAAAGGCTTAAAAAGTCTGGGAGAAAAAAGCAGAAGATCGAGCCCA ATAATCAGGATTCATCAGCTCAAGAAGAACATGAGGGAGAAATGCGCtttagattttatgaaagtGCTTCGGCAAGAAAGAGAACAGCAACTgctgaagaaagagaaagagcgATCAATGCAGCTAAATCTTTTGAGCCAACCAATCCTTTCTGCAGGGTTGTCCTGCGACCATCTTACTTATATAGGGGGTGTATTATG TATCTGCCATCCTGTTTTGCTGAAAAACATCTAAATGGGATTTCAGGATTCATTAAACTACAGATGTCTGATGGGAAGCAGTGGCCTGTTCGATGTCTATATAAAGGAGGCAGGGCTAAGTTCAGTCAAGGCTGGTATGAATTTACCTTGGAGAATAATTTGGGGGAAGGAGATGTTTGTGTCTTTGAGGTGCTTAGGGTGAGGGATTTTGTGCTGAAAGTAACCGTATTTCGCATCCTGGAAAGTACAGGATATGTGAATTGA
- the LOC123226669 gene encoding B3 domain-containing transcription factor VRN1 isoform X3, which produces MPRSSFHKLILSSTIRERKLRIPENFVKKFKDELSVAATLMVPNGNVSRVGLKRVDNKIWFYDGWQEFMERYSIRIGRAEAPYHSKQYRIFEEMEDDDSEVGDRSTLSKTFNPPTLQNLLTSSKYDSSMHYAGEANLHRSKVTLYSPDGELERLKKSGRKKQKIEPNNQDSSAQEEHEGEMRFRFYESASARKRTATAEERERAINAAKSFEPTNPFCRVVLRPSYLYRGCIMYLPSCFAEKHLNGISGFIKLQMSDGKQWPVRCLYKGGRAKFSQGWYEFTLENNLGEGDVCVFEVLRVRDFVLKVTVFRILESTGYVN; this is translated from the exons ATGCCACGCTCTTCCTTTCACAAGCTTATTCTCTCCTCCACCATTAGAGAAAGGAAGCTG AGGATTCCAGAAAATTTTGTCAAGAAGTTCAAAGATGAGCTTTCCGTAGCTGCCACACTTATGGTTCCTAATGGTAATGTTTCACGTGTAGGATTAAAAAGAGTTGACAACAAAATTTGGTTTTATGACGGCTGGCAAGAATTTATGGAGCGTTACTCTATCCGTATTGG TAGAGCTGAAGCACCCTATCATAGCAAACAATACCGTATATTTGAAGAAATGGAAGATGATGACTCAGAAGTTGGAGATCGTTCAACACTGAGCAAAACTTTCAATCCTCCAACACTTCAGAATTTGCTCACTAGTTCCAAATATGATAGCAGTATGCATTATGCTGGTGAAGCAAACTTACATCGATCAAAAG TGACATTGTATTCCCCAGATGGAGAACTAGAAAGGCTTAAAAAGTCTGGGAGAAAAAAGCAGAAGATCGAGCCCA ATAATCAGGATTCATCAGCTCAAGAAGAACATGAGGGAGAAATGCGCtttagattttatgaaagtGCTTCGGCAAGAAAGAGAACAGCAACTgctgaagaaagagaaagagcgATCAATGCAGCTAAATCTTTTGAGCCAACCAATCCTTTCTGCAGGGTTGTCCTGCGACCATCTTACTTATATAGGGGGTGTATTATG TATCTGCCATCCTGTTTTGCTGAAAAACATCTAAATGGGATTTCAGGATTCATTAAACTACAGATGTCTGATGGGAAGCAGTGGCCTGTTCGATGTCTATATAAAGGAGGCAGGGCTAAGTTCAGTCAAGGCTGGTATGAATTTACCTTGGAGAATAATTTGGGGGAAGGAGATGTTTGTGTCTTTGAGGTGCTTAGGGTGAGGGATTTTGTGCTGAAAGTAACCGTATTTCGCATCCTGGAAAGTACAGGATATGTGAATTGA
- the LOC123226669 gene encoding B3 domain-containing transcription factor VRN1 isoform X2 has translation MPRSSFHKLILSSTIRERKLRIPENFVKKFKDELSVAATLMVPNGNVSRVGLKRVDNKIWFYDGWQEFMERYSIRIGYFLVFKYEGHSSFNVHIYNLPSSEINYHSNPYSRAEAPYHSKQYRIFEEMEDDDSEVGDRSTLSKTFNPPTLQNLLTSSKYDSSMHYAGEANLHRSKDGELERLKKSGRKKQKIEPNNQDSSAQEEHEGEMRFRFYESASARKRTATAEERERAINAAKSFEPTNPFCRVVLRPSYLYRGCIMYLPSCFAEKHLNGISGFIKLQMSDGKQWPVRCLYKGGRAKFSQGWYEFTLENNLGEGDVCVFEVLRVRDFVLKVTVFRILESTGYVN, from the exons ATGCCACGCTCTTCCTTTCACAAGCTTATTCTCTCCTCCACCATTAGAGAAAGGAAGCTG AGGATTCCAGAAAATTTTGTCAAGAAGTTCAAAGATGAGCTTTCCGTAGCTGCCACACTTATGGTTCCTAATGGTAATGTTTCACGTGTAGGATTAAAAAGAGTTGACAACAAAATTTGGTTTTATGACGGCTGGCAAGAATTTATGGAGCGTTACTCTATCCGTATTGGGTACTTTTTGGTCTTCAAATACGAGGGACATTCATCCTTCAATGTTCACATATATAATTTGCCTTCGTCTGAGATTAATTATCATTCAAATCCTTACAGTAGAGCTGAAGCACCCTATCATAGCAAACAATACCGTATATTTGAAGAAATGGAAGATGATGACTCAGAAGTTGGAGATCGTTCAACACTGAGCAAAACTTTCAATCCTCCAACACTTCAGAATTTGCTCACTAGTTCCAAATATGATAGCAGTATGCATTATGCTGGTGAAGCAAACTTACATCGATCAAAAG ATGGAGAACTAGAAAGGCTTAAAAAGTCTGGGAGAAAAAAGCAGAAGATCGAGCCCA ATAATCAGGATTCATCAGCTCAAGAAGAACATGAGGGAGAAATGCGCtttagattttatgaaagtGCTTCGGCAAGAAAGAGAACAGCAACTgctgaagaaagagaaagagcgATCAATGCAGCTAAATCTTTTGAGCCAACCAATCCTTTCTGCAGGGTTGTCCTGCGACCATCTTACTTATATAGGGGGTGTATTATG TATCTGCCATCCTGTTTTGCTGAAAAACATCTAAATGGGATTTCAGGATTCATTAAACTACAGATGTCTGATGGGAAGCAGTGGCCTGTTCGATGTCTATATAAAGGAGGCAGGGCTAAGTTCAGTCAAGGCTGGTATGAATTTACCTTGGAGAATAATTTGGGGGAAGGAGATGTTTGTGTCTTTGAGGTGCTTAGGGTGAGGGATTTTGTGCTGAAAGTAACCGTATTTCGCATCCTGGAAAGTACAGGATATGTGAATTGA
- the LOC123226669 gene encoding B3 domain-containing transcription factor VRN1 isoform X1: protein MPRSSFHKLILSSTIRERKLRIPENFVKKFKDELSVAATLMVPNGNVSRVGLKRVDNKIWFYDGWQEFMERYSIRIGYFLVFKYEGHSSFNVHIYNLPSSEINYHSNPYSRAEAPYHSKQYRIFEEMEDDDSEVGDRSTLSKTFNPPTLQNLLTSSKYDSSMHYAGEANLHRSKVTLYSPDGELERLKKSGRKKQKIEPNNQDSSAQEEHEGEMRFRFYESASARKRTATAEERERAINAAKSFEPTNPFCRVVLRPSYLYRGCIMYLPSCFAEKHLNGISGFIKLQMSDGKQWPVRCLYKGGRAKFSQGWYEFTLENNLGEGDVCVFEVLRVRDFVLKVTVFRILESTGYVN, encoded by the exons ATGCCACGCTCTTCCTTTCACAAGCTTATTCTCTCCTCCACCATTAGAGAAAGGAAGCTG AGGATTCCAGAAAATTTTGTCAAGAAGTTCAAAGATGAGCTTTCCGTAGCTGCCACACTTATGGTTCCTAATGGTAATGTTTCACGTGTAGGATTAAAAAGAGTTGACAACAAAATTTGGTTTTATGACGGCTGGCAAGAATTTATGGAGCGTTACTCTATCCGTATTGGGTACTTTTTGGTCTTCAAATACGAGGGACATTCATCCTTCAATGTTCACATATATAATTTGCCTTCGTCTGAGATTAATTATCATTCAAATCCTTACAGTAGAGCTGAAGCACCCTATCATAGCAAACAATACCGTATATTTGAAGAAATGGAAGATGATGACTCAGAAGTTGGAGATCGTTCAACACTGAGCAAAACTTTCAATCCTCCAACACTTCAGAATTTGCTCACTAGTTCCAAATATGATAGCAGTATGCATTATGCTGGTGAAGCAAACTTACATCGATCAAAAG TGACATTGTATTCCCCAGATGGAGAACTAGAAAGGCTTAAAAAGTCTGGGAGAAAAAAGCAGAAGATCGAGCCCA ATAATCAGGATTCATCAGCTCAAGAAGAACATGAGGGAGAAATGCGCtttagattttatgaaagtGCTTCGGCAAGAAAGAGAACAGCAACTgctgaagaaagagaaagagcgATCAATGCAGCTAAATCTTTTGAGCCAACCAATCCTTTCTGCAGGGTTGTCCTGCGACCATCTTACTTATATAGGGGGTGTATTATG TATCTGCCATCCTGTTTTGCTGAAAAACATCTAAATGGGATTTCAGGATTCATTAAACTACAGATGTCTGATGGGAAGCAGTGGCCTGTTCGATGTCTATATAAAGGAGGCAGGGCTAAGTTCAGTCAAGGCTGGTATGAATTTACCTTGGAGAATAATTTGGGGGAAGGAGATGTTTGTGTCTTTGAGGTGCTTAGGGTGAGGGATTTTGTGCTGAAAGTAACCGTATTTCGCATCCTGGAAAGTACAGGATATGTGAATTGA
- the LOC123226669 gene encoding B3 domain-containing transcription factor VRN1 isoform X4: MPRSSFHKLILSSTIRERKLRIPENFVKKFKDELSVAATLMVPNGNVSRVGLKRVDNKIWFYDGWQEFMERYSIRIGYFLVFKYEGHSSFNVHIYNLPSSEINYHSNPYSRAEAPYHSKQYRIFEEMEDDDSEVGDRSTLSKTFNPPTLQNLLTSSKYDSSMHYAGEANLHRSKVTLYSPDGELERLKKSGRKKQKIEPNNQDSSAQEEHEGEMRFRFYESASARKRTATAEERERAINAAKSFEPTNPFCRVVLRPSYLYRGCIMDSLNYRCLMGSSGLFDVYIKEAGLSSVKAGMNLPWRIIWGKEMFVSLRCLG, translated from the exons ATGCCACGCTCTTCCTTTCACAAGCTTATTCTCTCCTCCACCATTAGAGAAAGGAAGCTG AGGATTCCAGAAAATTTTGTCAAGAAGTTCAAAGATGAGCTTTCCGTAGCTGCCACACTTATGGTTCCTAATGGTAATGTTTCACGTGTAGGATTAAAAAGAGTTGACAACAAAATTTGGTTTTATGACGGCTGGCAAGAATTTATGGAGCGTTACTCTATCCGTATTGGGTACTTTTTGGTCTTCAAATACGAGGGACATTCATCCTTCAATGTTCACATATATAATTTGCCTTCGTCTGAGATTAATTATCATTCAAATCCTTACAGTAGAGCTGAAGCACCCTATCATAGCAAACAATACCGTATATTTGAAGAAATGGAAGATGATGACTCAGAAGTTGGAGATCGTTCAACACTGAGCAAAACTTTCAATCCTCCAACACTTCAGAATTTGCTCACTAGTTCCAAATATGATAGCAGTATGCATTATGCTGGTGAAGCAAACTTACATCGATCAAAAG TGACATTGTATTCCCCAGATGGAGAACTAGAAAGGCTTAAAAAGTCTGGGAGAAAAAAGCAGAAGATCGAGCCCA ATAATCAGGATTCATCAGCTCAAGAAGAACATGAGGGAGAAATGCGCtttagattttatgaaagtGCTTCGGCAAGAAAGAGAACAGCAACTgctgaagaaagagaaagagcgATCAATGCAGCTAAATCTTTTGAGCCAACCAATCCTTTCTGCAGGGTTGTCCTGCGACCATCTTACTTATATAGGGGGTGTATTATG GATTCATTAAACTACAGATGTCTGATGGGAAGCAGTGGCCTGTTCGATGTCTATATAAAGGAGGCAGGGCTAAGTTCAGTCAAGGCTGGTATGAATTTACCTTGGAGAATAATTTGGGGGAAGGAGATGTTTGTGTCTTTGAGGTGCTTAGGGTGA
- the LOC123226669 gene encoding B3 domain-containing transcription factor VRN1 isoform X8, which yields MPRSSFHKLILSSTIRERKLRIPENFVKKFKDELSVAATLMVPNGNVSRVGLKRVDNKIWFYDGWQEFMERYSIRIGYFLVFKYEGHSSFNVHIYNLPSSEINYHSNPYSRAEAPYHSKQYRIFEEMEDDDSEVGDRSTLSKTFNPPTLQNLLTSSKYDSSMHYAGEANLHRSKVTLYSPDGELERLKKSGRKKQKIEPKPVKVQIIRIHQLKKNMREKCALDFMKVLRQEREQQLLKKEKERSMQLNLLSQPILSAGLSCDHLTYIGGVLWIH from the exons ATGCCACGCTCTTCCTTTCACAAGCTTATTCTCTCCTCCACCATTAGAGAAAGGAAGCTG AGGATTCCAGAAAATTTTGTCAAGAAGTTCAAAGATGAGCTTTCCGTAGCTGCCACACTTATGGTTCCTAATGGTAATGTTTCACGTGTAGGATTAAAAAGAGTTGACAACAAAATTTGGTTTTATGACGGCTGGCAAGAATTTATGGAGCGTTACTCTATCCGTATTGGGTACTTTTTGGTCTTCAAATACGAGGGACATTCATCCTTCAATGTTCACATATATAATTTGCCTTCGTCTGAGATTAATTATCATTCAAATCCTTACAGTAGAGCTGAAGCACCCTATCATAGCAAACAATACCGTATATTTGAAGAAATGGAAGATGATGACTCAGAAGTTGGAGATCGTTCAACACTGAGCAAAACTTTCAATCCTCCAACACTTCAGAATTTGCTCACTAGTTCCAAATATGATAGCAGTATGCATTATGCTGGTGAAGCAAACTTACATCGATCAAAAG TGACATTGTATTCCCCAGATGGAGAACTAGAAAGGCTTAAAAAGTCTGGGAGAAAAAAGCAGAAGATCGAGCCCA AACCCGTAAAAGTGCAGATAATCAGGATTCATCAGCTCAAGAAGAACATGAGGGAGAAATGCGCtttagattttatgaaagtGCTTCGGCAAGAAAGAGAACAGCAACTgctgaagaaagagaaagagcgATCAATGCAGCTAAATCTTTTGAGCCAACCAATCCTTTCTGCAGGGTTGTCCTGCGACCATCTTACTTATATAGGGGGTGTATTATG GATTCATTAA
- the LOC123226669 gene encoding B3 domain-containing transcription factor VRN1 isoform X7, with the protein MPRSSFHKLILSSTIRERKLRIPENFVKKFKDELSVAATLMVPNGNVSRVGLKRVDNKIWFYDGWQEFMERYSIRIGYFLVFKYEGHSSFNVHIYNLPSSEINYHSNPYSRAEAPYHSKQYRIFEEMEDDDSEVGDRSTLSKTFNPPTLQNLLTSSKYDSSMHYAGEANLHRSKDGELERLKKSGRKKQKIEPKPVKVQIIRIHQLKKNMREKCALDFMKVLRQEREQQLLKKEKERSMQLNLLSQPILSAGLSCDHLTYIGGVLCICHPVLLKNI; encoded by the exons ATGCCACGCTCTTCCTTTCACAAGCTTATTCTCTCCTCCACCATTAGAGAAAGGAAGCTG AGGATTCCAGAAAATTTTGTCAAGAAGTTCAAAGATGAGCTTTCCGTAGCTGCCACACTTATGGTTCCTAATGGTAATGTTTCACGTGTAGGATTAAAAAGAGTTGACAACAAAATTTGGTTTTATGACGGCTGGCAAGAATTTATGGAGCGTTACTCTATCCGTATTGGGTACTTTTTGGTCTTCAAATACGAGGGACATTCATCCTTCAATGTTCACATATATAATTTGCCTTCGTCTGAGATTAATTATCATTCAAATCCTTACAGTAGAGCTGAAGCACCCTATCATAGCAAACAATACCGTATATTTGAAGAAATGGAAGATGATGACTCAGAAGTTGGAGATCGTTCAACACTGAGCAAAACTTTCAATCCTCCAACACTTCAGAATTTGCTCACTAGTTCCAAATATGATAGCAGTATGCATTATGCTGGTGAAGCAAACTTACATCGATCAAAAG ATGGAGAACTAGAAAGGCTTAAAAAGTCTGGGAGAAAAAAGCAGAAGATCGAGCCCA AACCCGTAAAAGTGCAGATAATCAGGATTCATCAGCTCAAGAAGAACATGAGGGAGAAATGCGCtttagattttatgaaagtGCTTCGGCAAGAAAGAGAACAGCAACTgctgaagaaagagaaagagcgATCAATGCAGCTAAATCTTTTGAGCCAACCAATCCTTTCTGCAGGGTTGTCCTGCGACCATCTTACTTATATAGGGGGTGTATTATG TATCTGCCATCCTGTTTTGCTGAAAAACATCTAA
- the LOC123226669 gene encoding B3 domain-containing transcription factor VRN1 isoform X6 — protein MPRSSFHKLILSSTIRERKLRIPENFVKKFKDELSVAATLMVPNGNVSRVGLKRVDNKIWFYDGWQEFMERYSIRIGYFLVFKYEGHSSFNVHIYNLPSSEINYHSNPYSRAEAPYHSKQYRIFEEMEDDDSEVGDRSTLSKTFNPPTLQNLLTSSKYDSSMHYAGEANLHRSKVTLYSPDGELERLKKSGRKKQKIEPKPVKVQIIRIHQLKKNMREKCALDFMKVLRQEREQQLLKKEKERSMQLNLLSQPILSAGLSCDHLTYIGGVLCICHPVLLKNI, from the exons ATGCCACGCTCTTCCTTTCACAAGCTTATTCTCTCCTCCACCATTAGAGAAAGGAAGCTG AGGATTCCAGAAAATTTTGTCAAGAAGTTCAAAGATGAGCTTTCCGTAGCTGCCACACTTATGGTTCCTAATGGTAATGTTTCACGTGTAGGATTAAAAAGAGTTGACAACAAAATTTGGTTTTATGACGGCTGGCAAGAATTTATGGAGCGTTACTCTATCCGTATTGGGTACTTTTTGGTCTTCAAATACGAGGGACATTCATCCTTCAATGTTCACATATATAATTTGCCTTCGTCTGAGATTAATTATCATTCAAATCCTTACAGTAGAGCTGAAGCACCCTATCATAGCAAACAATACCGTATATTTGAAGAAATGGAAGATGATGACTCAGAAGTTGGAGATCGTTCAACACTGAGCAAAACTTTCAATCCTCCAACACTTCAGAATTTGCTCACTAGTTCCAAATATGATAGCAGTATGCATTATGCTGGTGAAGCAAACTTACATCGATCAAAAG TGACATTGTATTCCCCAGATGGAGAACTAGAAAGGCTTAAAAAGTCTGGGAGAAAAAAGCAGAAGATCGAGCCCA AACCCGTAAAAGTGCAGATAATCAGGATTCATCAGCTCAAGAAGAACATGAGGGAGAAATGCGCtttagattttatgaaagtGCTTCGGCAAGAAAGAGAACAGCAACTgctgaagaaagagaaagagcgATCAATGCAGCTAAATCTTTTGAGCCAACCAATCCTTTCTGCAGGGTTGTCCTGCGACCATCTTACTTATATAGGGGGTGTATTATG TATCTGCCATCCTGTTTTGCTGAAAAACATCTAA
- the LOC123226907 gene encoding protein DMR6-LIKE OXYGENASE 2-like, producing MGEVDPAFIQPCEHRPILKDSEADEIPLINLCGDTEELVFEIGQTCKNWGFFQVVNHGVPLELLRRMEKVAKEFFDQSMEEKKLVKRDEVNPLGYHDSEHTKNVRDWKEVFDFTVEDPTFIPASHEPGDEELRILTNQWPQKPPEFREVCQEYVQEVQKLAYKLLELVSLSLGLPADRMHGYFKGQTSFLRLNHYPACPSPELALGVGRHKDAGALTVLAQDDVGGLEVRRKSDGEWIPVKPAPDAFIINVGDVIQVWSNDRYESVEHRVVVNSEKERFSIPFFFFPAHYAMIKPLEELVNEHHPARYREYNWGKFFATRNRSDYKKLHVENIQIQHFRIAE from the exons ATGAAATCCCATTAATCAATCTCTGTGGTGACACTGAAGAACTTGTATTCGAGATCGGTCAAACATGCAAGAACTGGGGATTTTTCCAAGTTGTTAATCATGGGGTGCCATTGGAATTGCTTAGAAGAATGGAGAAGGTAgcaaaagaattttttgatcaGTCAATGGAGGAGAAGAAGCTGGTGAAGAGAGATGAAGTGAATCCTCTGGGGTATCATGACAGTGAGCATACCAAGAATGTAAGGGACTGGAAGGAAGTGTTTGACTTTACGGTGGAAGATCCAACTTTCATCCCAGCATCCCATGAGCCTGGTGATGAGGAGCTCAGGATATTGACTAACCAGTGGCCTCAAAAGCCTCCAGAGTTCAG GGAGGTATGTCAAGAGTATGTGCAAGAGGTGCAAAAACTAGCTTACAAGTTGTTGGAACTTGTCTCCCTCAGCTTAGGCTTGCCGGCTGATCGGATGCATGGCTATTTCAAAGGCCAAACCAGCTTTCTGCGGCTTAATCACTATCCTGCTTGCCCTTCCCCTGAGCTAGCTCTAGGTGTTGGTCGACACAAGGATGCCGGCGCCTTAACTGTCCTCGCTCAAGATGATGTTGGTGGACTTGAAGTGAGGAGGAAATCAGATGGAGAGTGGATTCCTGTTAAACCAGCCCCAGATGcctttattattaatgttggtGATGTCATTCAG GTGTGGAGCAATGATAGGTATGAGAGTGTGGAGCACAGGGTGGTGGTGAACTCTGAGAAGGAAAGGTTTTCGAttcccttcttcttcttcccggCTCATTATGCCATGATAAAGCCATTGGAAGAGCTTGTGAATGAGCACCACCCTGCCAGATACAGGGAGTACAACTGGGGAAAGTTTTTTGCTACAAGAAACCGCAGTGATTACAAGAAACTCCATGTGGAAAACATACAAATTCAGCATTTCAGGATAGCAGAGTAA